A single genomic interval of Dromiciops gliroides isolate mDroGli1 chromosome 1, mDroGli1.pri, whole genome shotgun sequence harbors:
- the LOC122734772 gene encoding RNA-binding protein EWS-like isoform X3: MMSTDYSTYSQAEAQPAQGYAETTQAYGQQSYGTYGQPTDVSYTQAQTPATYWQTAYATFYGQPPTGYTIPTVPQAYSQPVQGYGTGAYDATTTTVTTTQASYAAQSAYGTQPACPTYGQQPATASPSRPQDGSKPAETSQPQSSTAGYSQPSLGYRQSNYSYPQVPSSYPMQPVTAPPSYLPTSYSSTQPTSYNQGSYSQQNTYGQQSSYGQQPPTSYPPQTGSYSLAPSQYSQQSSSYGQQSVFRQDHPSSMGVYGQESGGFSGPGENQSMSGPDNRGRGRGGFDHGGMSRGGRGGGGLGGMGSAGEPGGCNKPGGPMEEGPDLDLGPPVDPDEDSENSAIYEQGLNENVTADELADFFKQCGVVKMNKRTGQPMINIYLDKETGKPKGDATASYDDPPTAKAAVEWFGGKDFQGSKLKVSLARKKPPMNSVRGGRGGLMDHGGPGSMFRGGRGGDRGGFRGGRGMGRGGFGGRRRGGPLMEQMGGRRGGCGRPGKMDKREHRQEHRDRPY; encoded by the exons atgatgTCCACAGACTATAGTACCTACAGTCAAGCTGAAGCCCAGCCAGCTCAAGGATATGCAGAGACCACCCAGGCATATGGGCAACAAAGTTATGGAACCTATGGACAACCTACTGATGTCAGCTATACACAGGCTCAAACACCTGCAACATACTGGCAGACTGCATATGCCACCTTTTACGGACAGCCTCCAACAGGTTATACTATACCAACTGTACCTCAAGCTTACAGTCAGCCTGTCCAAGGATATGGGACAGGGGCCTACGATGCCACCACCACTACAGTTACAACTACCCAGGCATCATATGCAGCCCAGTCTGCATATGGCACCCAGCCTGCTTGCCCTACCTACGGGCAGCAGCCAGCAACTGCCTCGCCTTCAAGACCCCAGGATGGTAGCAAGCCCGCTGAGACTAGTCAGCCTCAATCTAGTACAGCAGGCTACAGCCAGCCCAGCCTAGGGTACAGACAGAGCAACTACAGTTACCCACAGGTGCCCAGCAGCTATCCCATGCAACCAGTCACTGCACCTCCGTCCTATCTTCCAACCAGCTATTCTTCTACCCAGCCAACTAGTTACAATCAGGGCAGTTACTCCCAGCAGAATACCTACGGGCAGCAGAGCAGCTATGGGCAGCAGCCCCCCACTAGTTATCCCCCCCAAACTGGATCCTACAGCCTGGCTCCAAGTCAATATAGCCAACAGAGCAGCAGCTACGGGCAGCAGAGTGTGTTCCGGCAGGACCATCCCAGTAGCATGGGTGTATATGGGCAGGAGTCTGGAGGCTTTTCTGGACCTGGAGAAAACCAGAGCATGAGTGGCCCTGATAACCggggcaggggaagagggggatTTGATCATGGAGGCATGAGCAGAGGTgggcggggaggaggaggacTCGGTGGAATGGGCAGCGCTGGAGAGCCAGGTGGCTGCAATAAGCCTGGTGGACCTATGGAAGAAGGACCAGACCTTGACTTAGGCCCACCTGTAGATCCAGATGAAGACTCCGAAAACAGTGCAATTTATGAACAGGGACTGAATGAAAACGTGACTGCTGACGAGCTGGCAGACTTTTTCAAACAATGTGGGGTTGTCAAGATGAACAAAAGGACTGGGCAGCCGATGATAAACATTTACTTAGACAAGGAAACCGGAAAACCCAAAGGAGATGCCACAGCATCCTATGACGACCCACCTACTGCAAAGGCTGCAGTAGAATGGTTTGGTGGGAAAGACTTCCAAGGCAGCAAACTCAAAGTGTCTCTTGCTCGGAAGAAACCTCCAATGAACAGCGTGCGAG GTGGGAGAGGTGGCCTCATGGACCACGGAGGGCCTGGCAGTATGTTCAGAGGAGGCCGAGGTGGAGACAGAGGCGGCTTTCGGGGAGGCCGAGGAATGGGtcgaggaggctttggtggaagaaggagaggaggacCCCTCATGGAGCAAATGGGAGGCAGAAGAGGAGGCTGTGGAAGACCTGGAAAAATGGATAAACGTGAGCACCGTCAGGAGCACAGAGACCGGCCCTACTAG
- the LOC122734772 gene encoding RNA-binding protein EWS-like isoform X2: MMSTDYSTYSQAEAQPAQGYAETTQAYGQQSYGTYGQPTDVSYTQAQTPATYWQTAYATFYGQPPTGYTIPTVPQAYSQPVQGYGTGAYDATTTTVTTTQASYAAQSAYGTQPACPTYGQQPATASPTSYSSTQPTSYNQGSYSQQNTYGQQSSYGQQPPTSYPPQTGSYSLAPSQYSQQSSSYGQQSVFRQDHPSSMGVYGQESGGFSGPGENQSMSGPDNRGRGRGGFDHGGMSRGGRGGGGLGGMGSAGEPGGCNKPGGPMEEGPDLDLGPPVDPDEDSENSAIYEQGLNENVTADELADFFKQCGVVKMNKRTGQPMINIYLDKETGKPKGDATASYDDPPTAKAAVEWFGGKDFQGSKLKVSLARKKPPMNSVRGGMPPREGRGMPPPLRGGPGGPGGPGGPMGRMGGRGGDRGGFPPRGPRGSRGNPSGGGNVQHRAGDWQCPNPGCGNQNFAWRTECNRCKAPKPEGFLPPPFPPPGSDWGRGGPGGMRGGRGGLMDHGGPGSMFRGGRGGDRGGFRGGRGMGRGGFGGRRRGGPLMEQMGGRRGGCGRPGKMDKREHRQEHRDRPY; the protein is encoded by the exons atgatgTCCACAGACTATAGTACCTACAGTCAAGCTGAAGCCCAGCCAGCTCAAGGATATGCAGAGACCACCCAGGCATATGGGCAACAAAGTTATGGAACCTATGGACAACCTACTGATGTCAGCTATACACAGGCTCAAACACCTGCAACATACTGGCAGACTGCATATGCCACCTTTTACGGACAGCCTCCAACAGGTTATACTATACCAACTGTACCTCAAGCTTACAGTCAGCCTGTCCAAGGATATGGGACAGGGGCCTACGATGCCACCACCACTACAGTTACAACTACCCAGGCATCATATGCAGCCCAGTCTGCATATGGCACCCAGCCTGCTTGCCCTACCTACGGGCAGCAGCCAGCAACTGCCTC TCCAACCAGCTATTCTTCTACCCAGCCAACTAGTTACAATCAGGGCAGTTACTCCCAGCAGAATACCTACGGGCAGCAGAGCAGCTATGGGCAGCAGCCCCCCACTAGTTATCCCCCCCAAACTGGATCCTACAGCCTGGCTCCAAGTCAATATAGCCAACAGAGCAGCAGCTACGGGCAGCAGAGTGTGTTCCGGCAGGACCATCCCAGTAGCATGGGTGTATATGGGCAGGAGTCTGGAGGCTTTTCTGGACCTGGAGAAAACCAGAGCATGAGTGGCCCTGATAACCggggcaggggaagagggggatTTGATCATGGAGGCATGAGCAGAGGTgggcggggaggaggaggacTCGGTGGAATGGGCAGCGCTGGAGAGCCAGGTGGCTGCAATAAGCCTGGTGGACCTATGGAAGAAGGACCAGACCTTGACTTAGGCCCACCTGTAGATCCAGATGAAGACTCCGAAAACAGTGCAATTTATGAACAGGGACTGAATGAAAACGTGACTGCTGACGAGCTGGCAGACTTTTTCAAACAATGTGGGGTTGTCAAGATGAACAAAAGGACTGGGCAGCCGATGATAAACATTTACTTAGACAAGGAAACCGGAAAACCCAAAGGAGATGCCACAGCATCCTATGACGACCCACCTACTGCAAAGGCTGCAGTAGAATGGTTTGGTGGGAAAGACTTCCAAGGCAGCAAACTCAAAGTGTCTCTTGCTCGGAAGAAACCTCCAATGAACAGCGTGCGAGGCGGCATGCCACCCCGTGAAGGCAGAGGGATGCCTCCCCCACTCCGAGGAGGTCCTGGAGGGCCAGGCGGGCCAGGAGGTCCCATGGGTCGAatgggaggcagaggaggagacaGGGGAGGTTTTCCACCAAGAGGACCCAGGGGTTCCCGAGGAAACCCTTCAGGAGGAGGAAATGTCCAACACAGAGCAGGCGATTGGCAGTGCCCTAATCCAGGCTGTGGAAACCAGAATTTTGCCTGGAGAACAGAGTGTAATCGGTGTAAGGCCCCCAAGCCAGAGGGATTTCTCCCACCACCCTTCCCACCTCCAGGCAGTGATTGGGGCAGAGGTGGCCCTGGCGGCATGAGAGGTGGGAGAGGTGGCCTCATGGACCACGGAGGGCCTGGCAGTATGTTCAGAGGAGGCCGAGGTGGAGACAGAGGCGGCTTTCGGGGAGGCCGAGGAATGGGtcgaggaggctttggtggaagaaggagaggaggacCCCTCATGGAGCAAATGGGAGGCAGAAGAGGAGGCTGTGGAAGACCTGGAAAAATGGATAAACGTGAGCACCGTCAGGAGCACAGAGACCGGCCCTACTAG
- the LOC122734772 gene encoding RNA-binding protein EWS-like isoform X1: MMSTDYSTYSQAEAQPAQGYAETTQAYGQQSYGTYGQPTDVSYTQAQTPATYWQTAYATFYGQPPTGYTIPTVPQAYSQPVQGYGTGAYDATTTTVTTTQASYAAQSAYGTQPACPTYGQQPATASPSRPQDGSKPAETSQPQSSTAGYSQPSLGYRQSNYSYPQVPSSYPMQPVTAPPSYLPTSYSSTQPTSYNQGSYSQQNTYGQQSSYGQQPPTSYPPQTGSYSLAPSQYSQQSSSYGQQSVFRQDHPSSMGVYGQESGGFSGPGENQSMSGPDNRGRGRGGFDHGGMSRGGRGGGGLGGMGSAGEPGGCNKPGGPMEEGPDLDLGPPVDPDEDSENSAIYEQGLNENVTADELADFFKQCGVVKMNKRTGQPMINIYLDKETGKPKGDATASYDDPPTAKAAVEWFGGKDFQGSKLKVSLARKKPPMNSVRGGMPPREGRGMPPPLRGGPGGPGGPGGPMGRMGGRGGDRGGFPPRGPRGSRGNPSGGGNVQHRAGDWQCPNPGCGNQNFAWRTECNRCKAPKPEGFLPPPFPPPGSDWGRGGPGGMRGGRGGLMDHGGPGSMFRGGRGGDRGGFRGGRGMGRGGFGGRRRGGPLMEQMGGRRGGCGRPGKMDKREHRQEHRDRPY; encoded by the coding sequence atgatgTCCACAGACTATAGTACCTACAGTCAAGCTGAAGCCCAGCCAGCTCAAGGATATGCAGAGACCACCCAGGCATATGGGCAACAAAGTTATGGAACCTATGGACAACCTACTGATGTCAGCTATACACAGGCTCAAACACCTGCAACATACTGGCAGACTGCATATGCCACCTTTTACGGACAGCCTCCAACAGGTTATACTATACCAACTGTACCTCAAGCTTACAGTCAGCCTGTCCAAGGATATGGGACAGGGGCCTACGATGCCACCACCACTACAGTTACAACTACCCAGGCATCATATGCAGCCCAGTCTGCATATGGCACCCAGCCTGCTTGCCCTACCTACGGGCAGCAGCCAGCAACTGCCTCGCCTTCAAGACCCCAGGATGGTAGCAAGCCCGCTGAGACTAGTCAGCCTCAATCTAGTACAGCAGGCTACAGCCAGCCCAGCCTAGGGTACAGACAGAGCAACTACAGTTACCCACAGGTGCCCAGCAGCTATCCCATGCAACCAGTCACTGCACCTCCGTCCTATCTTCCAACCAGCTATTCTTCTACCCAGCCAACTAGTTACAATCAGGGCAGTTACTCCCAGCAGAATACCTACGGGCAGCAGAGCAGCTATGGGCAGCAGCCCCCCACTAGTTATCCCCCCCAAACTGGATCCTACAGCCTGGCTCCAAGTCAATATAGCCAACAGAGCAGCAGCTACGGGCAGCAGAGTGTGTTCCGGCAGGACCATCCCAGTAGCATGGGTGTATATGGGCAGGAGTCTGGAGGCTTTTCTGGACCTGGAGAAAACCAGAGCATGAGTGGCCCTGATAACCggggcaggggaagagggggatTTGATCATGGAGGCATGAGCAGAGGTgggcggggaggaggaggacTCGGTGGAATGGGCAGCGCTGGAGAGCCAGGTGGCTGCAATAAGCCTGGTGGACCTATGGAAGAAGGACCAGACCTTGACTTAGGCCCACCTGTAGATCCAGATGAAGACTCCGAAAACAGTGCAATTTATGAACAGGGACTGAATGAAAACGTGACTGCTGACGAGCTGGCAGACTTTTTCAAACAATGTGGGGTTGTCAAGATGAACAAAAGGACTGGGCAGCCGATGATAAACATTTACTTAGACAAGGAAACCGGAAAACCCAAAGGAGATGCCACAGCATCCTATGACGACCCACCTACTGCAAAGGCTGCAGTAGAATGGTTTGGTGGGAAAGACTTCCAAGGCAGCAAACTCAAAGTGTCTCTTGCTCGGAAGAAACCTCCAATGAACAGCGTGCGAGGCGGCATGCCACCCCGTGAAGGCAGAGGGATGCCTCCCCCACTCCGAGGAGGTCCTGGAGGGCCAGGCGGGCCAGGAGGTCCCATGGGTCGAatgggaggcagaggaggagacaGGGGAGGTTTTCCACCAAGAGGACCCAGGGGTTCCCGAGGAAACCCTTCAGGAGGAGGAAATGTCCAACACAGAGCAGGCGATTGGCAGTGCCCTAATCCAGGCTGTGGAAACCAGAATTTTGCCTGGAGAACAGAGTGTAATCGGTGTAAGGCCCCCAAGCCAGAGGGATTTCTCCCACCACCCTTCCCACCTCCAGGCAGTGATTGGGGCAGAGGTGGCCCTGGCGGCATGAGAGGTGGGAGAGGTGGCCTCATGGACCACGGAGGGCCTGGCAGTATGTTCAGAGGAGGCCGAGGTGGAGACAGAGGCGGCTTTCGGGGAGGCCGAGGAATGGGtcgaggaggctttggtggaagaaggagaggaggacCCCTCATGGAGCAAATGGGAGGCAGAAGAGGAGGCTGTGGAAGACCTGGAAAAATGGATAAACGTGAGCACCGTCAGGAGCACAGAGACCGGCCCTACTAG
- the PIK3IP1 gene encoding phosphoinositide-3-kinase-interacting protein 1 — translation MRPGMQLPLPWGPALLLGTALLGAASGSRGGCFWDQGRLYQADQRFSAEGLLCLNWQEVQSQGTETLATVAAPARRTTAENHSFCRNPDSDAAGPWCYVSGSSGAPEKRRCEPVPCSGTPTQEASPLTTDAAASRETKGAAGEVFEVADSLPSNSESAAVQPVVGASQRVRMRSEKKDLGTLGYVLGIAMTVVIVVIGAGIVLGYVYKRGKDFKEHREQKTYEREMQRITLPLSAFANPACEIVDEKTIVIHTHRTPGEETRDGSAPLMGQAGTPGA, via the exons ATGCGCCCCGGGATGCAGCTGCCCCTGCCCTGGGGGCCCGCGCTGCTCTTGGGCACCGCGCTCCTGGGCGCAGCCTCGGGCTCTCGGGGAG GCTGCTTCTGGGACCAGGGACGTCTGTACCAGGCAGACCAGAGATTCTCTGCAGAGGGACTGCTTTGCCTCAATTGGCAGGAAGTGCAAAGCCAGGGGACAGAGACTCTTGCCACTG TAGCGGCCCCGGCCCGGAGAACCACAGCGGAGAACCACAGCTTCTGCCGGAACCCTGACTCAGACGCGGCGGGGCCCTGGTGCTACGTGAGCGGCTCCTCGGGAGCCCCCGAGAAGCGGCGCTGCGAACCCGTCCCATGCTCAG gGACCCCTACTCAGGAAGCGTCGCCCCTCACCACGGACGCCGCGGCGTCTCGGGAAACCAAAGGGGCGGCGGGGGAAGTCTTCGAGGTGGCGGACTCTCTGCCCTCTAACAGTGAGTCGGCAGCGGTGCAGCCCGTGGTCGGCGCCAGCCAGAGAGTGAGGATGAGGTCAGAGAAGAAGGACCTCGGGACGCTAG GCTACGTGCTGGGAATCGCTATGACGGTGGTCATCGTGGTCATTGGTGCTGGCATCGTCTTGGGCTATGTCTACAAGAG GGGGAAGGACTTCAAAGAGCATCGTGAACAGAAAACCTACGAGCGGGAGATGCAGCGCATCACCTTGCCCTTGTCTGCCTTTGCAAACCCTGCGTGCGAGATCGTGGATGAGAAAACGATTGTGATTCACACGCACCGGACTCCTGGGGAGGAGACAAGGGACGGTAGTGCTCCCCTCATGGGCCAGGCTGGCACGCCTGGGGCCTGA